A window of the Plasmodium vinckei vinckei genome assembly, chromosome: PVVCY_08 genome harbors these coding sequences:
- a CDS encoding CS domain protein, putative, which produces MRKWLSIIILIVIQTCTKYIKTIRIRRNNIISINQRDGNIVEKRYYPKYFINNPLGIKNKRKKKLHDFKLYRGCGTTCSYEWVENDDNIEIKIRLSPNVCSSDIQYRLTDDYINAKIKDKPKSLIEGKLKGCVDVNYSTWFLEKYQDYSILNIFLKKKYKGINEWVGVVEKENILHISYDNLSSKQNNLDSNNYTSTEPNELLYSQKFEGAQIDDIYSFLINWVNKKSNNQNEFGIPVLKLKTTVNTNDYDIEILISGYDIKWLAQDSLVLKLCSGKNGTELFIHRGKIATGISGQFGNMISHLIKDCEEKIIKKLQHDIKGVFYLNPTSKKINQLMHEHSPQKSYDYVIGDTGEKKHISTGEESSTKKCDDHDHNNMNKLEKNDNYDYTDNKEIRKDSPEEELIVKELNLNSKVKLSCDDKSKEPEFMKDWPEEKKIEFRRNSILELKKNLEISQENKLTLKLEDYINYMKTSFDLTEDESKLIWKKGSRKSDEQKNREKYYRFIEIENLTDKISMYNNENIDSFSNSYMPVDGEKDVHTFDDSTFANNSSENNDKEKEVRENYMDLTPSMERNEIDSDDKIKENENKTDENINKQFYTCLEEELLDSGDKSKVTIYDMYINSDDKGKKEMREKWKKNELRLNTLINELRHADEEMVSVICNNYRDVLLSDEYACLMKIRLEENPPQDLEDKRILQIINSFVMSLYDDIKIVMEHEEKEHLKKIHLICEKAIHDEKGLNDFIESMKPLLDYSFLGYIKHAIQMEKKNIKAQNLDFREHPSDWLIILMIIQKGIYSILEKDIWQDVINISAIIGHEQPSVRKTILTTMVASMPKADWIFFKDIIKTLFKSVQEKKLTANHFPNFPHIIEAIFQLNYDIEQILPDWFIKEMLDEYDKSVVELMISKKPLFWKMKETKWDKNFVQNFKKMQIQKYKEYESHRI; this is translated from the coding sequence atgagAAAATGGCTatctataataatattaattgtGATACAAACTTGTACtaagtatataaaaacgATTAGAATTagaagaaataatataatatcaaTTAATCAAAGAGATGGAAATATAGTAGAAAAACGATATTatccaaaatattttataaataatcctttaggaataaaaaacaaaagaaaaaaaaaattacatgattttaaattatatagagGTTGTGGAACGACATGCTCATATGAATGGGTAGAAAATGATGACAAcattgaaataaaaattcgaCTATCTCCAAATGTATGTTCTAGTGATATACAATATAGATTAACAGATGATTATATTAatgcaaaaataaaagataaacCCAAAAGCTTAATAGAAGGTAAACTGAAGGGTTGTGTTGATGTAAATTATTCTACTTGGTTTTTAGAGAAATATCAAGATTATAGTAtactaaatatatttttaaaaaaaaaatataaaggtATTAACGAATGGGTAGGAGTAGTAGAAAAGGAAAACATACTACACATATCCTATGACAACTTATCAtctaaacaaaataatttagattCAAACAATTATACAAGTACAGAACcaaatgaattattatatagtcAGAAATTTGAAGGGGCACAAAttgatgatatatatagttttttaattaattgggtaaataaaaaatccaACAATCAAAATGAATTTGGTATACCTGTActgaaattaaaaactaCTGTTAATACTAATGATTATGACatagaaatattaatttcaGGGTATGATATAAAATGGCTAGCTCAAGATAGCTtagtattaaaattatgttcAGGTAAAAATGGAACcgaattatttatacatagGGGTAAAATAGCTACAGGTATAAGTGGACAATTTGGAAATATGATAAGTCATCTTATTAAAGATtgtgaagaaaaaattataaaaaaattacaacaTGATATAAAAGGTGTATTTTATCTAAATCCAACttctaaaaaaattaatcaaTTAATGCATGAACATTCTCCTCAAAAAAGTTATGACTATGTGATAGGAGATACaggagaaaaaaaacatatatccACAGGTGAAGAAAGTTCAACCAAAAAATGTGATGACCAtgatcataataatatgaacaagctagaaaaaaatgacaatTACGATTACACAGacaataaagaaataagaAAAGATAGTCCAGAGGAAGAACTTATAGTAAAAGAATTGAATTTGAATTCAAAAGTAAAACTTAGTTGTGATGATAAATCAAAAGAACCTGAATTTATGAAAGATTGGcctgaagaaaaaaaaattgaatttAGACGGAACTCAATTttagaattaaaaaaaaatttagagATATCacaagaaaataaattaacattaaaattagaagattatattaattatatgaaaacaTCTTTTGATTTAACAGAAGATGAATCAAAATTAATTTGGAAAAAAGGAAGTCGTAAATCGGATGAGCAAAAAAATcgagaaaaatattatagatTTATTGAGATTGAAAATTTAACAGATAAAATTAGTATGTATaacaatgaaaatattgattCATTTTCAAATTCTTATATGCCAGTAGATGGAGAAAAAGATGTACACACATTTGATGATTCCACATTTGCAAATAATAGTAGTGAAAACaatgataaagaaaaagaggttcgagaaaattatatggaCTTGACACCCAGTATGGAAAGAAATGAAATTGATAGTGacgataaaataaaagaaaatgaaaacaaaactgatgaaaatattaataaacaattttatactTGTTTGGAGGAAGAATTACTTGATTCTGGGGACAAATCAAAAGTAACAATATAtgatatgtatataaatagtgatgataaagggaaaaaagaaatgagagaaaaatggaaaaaaaatgaattacgattaaatacattaataaatgaacTAAGACATGCAGATGAAGAAATGGTTAGTGTTATTTGCAACAATTATAGAGATGTTTTACTTAGTGATGAATATGCATGCTTAATGAAAATACGATTAGAAGAAAATCCACCTCAAGATTTAGAAGATAAAAgaattttacaaattattaatagttTTGTTATGAGTTTATATGATGATATTAAAATAGTTATGGAAcatgaagaaaaagaacatttaaaaaaaattcatctTATTTGTGAAAAAGCTATACATGATGAAAAAGGGTTAAATGATTTTATTGAATCAATGAAACCCTTATTAGATTATTCTTTTCTTGGTTATATTAAACATGCTATacaaatggaaaaaaaaaatataaaagcaCAAAATTTAGATTTTAGAGAACATCCTTCTGACTggttaataattttaatgattATACAAAAAGGTATATATTCAATTTTAGAAAAGGATATATGGCAAGatgttataaatattagtGCAATAATTGGTCATGAACAACCAAGTGTAAGAAAAACTATTTTGACAACTATGGTAGCTTCTATGCCCAAAGCAGATtggatattttttaaagatattattaaaactttatttaaaagtgttcaggaaaaaaaattaacagcTAACCATTTTCCAAATTTCCCACATATTATTGAAGctatttttcaattaaaTTATGACATTGAACAAATTTTACCTGACTGGTTCATAAAAGAAATGCTTGATGAATATGACAAATCAGTTGTAGAACTTATGATATCAAAAAAACCTCTTTTCTGGAAAATGAAGGAAACTAAATGggataaaaattttgtccagaattttaaaaaaatgcaaatacaaaaatataaagaatatgaaAGTCATCGAATTTAG
- a CDS encoding ADP-ribosylation factor, putative: protein MCHMGNIIVDFARDCCNKYFKKKIIFQIRVCGPAQSGKTTFVKHLLHNKFLKVKPTEGLSVEKIDFEEFTVIIWDSRHAIEDNESINRLDIDALIYFVDLSDHGRLKIAKKKFFKALQDYNNVEHFLIVASKQDKKQCMLLEHVRDELKLDHIVDRNCHLVACSSKTGYEIESSMNWLFNQLMIKRKRNTCFVK, encoded by the exons ATGTGTCACATGGGGAATATAATAGTGGACTTTGCTCGAGATTGctgtaataaatattttaaaaaaaaaattatttttcaaataagaGTATGTGGGCCAGCACAAAGCGGAAAAACAACATTTGTAAAACATTTATTACAcaataaatttttgaaaGTAAAACCAACAGAAG gCCTATCTGTTGAAAAAATAGACTTTGAAGAATTTACAGTTATTATATGGGACTCGAGGCATGCAATAGAAGataat GAATCCATTAATAGGCTAGATATAGACgctttgatttattttgtcgATTTGTCAGATCATGGAAGATTAAAGATTg caaagaaaaaattttttaaagcaCTACAAGACTATAACAATGTAGAGCATTTCTTAATCGTTGCCAGTAAGCAAGACAAAAAACAATGTATGTTGCTTGAACATGTCAGGgatgaattaaaattagATCATATTGTCGATAGGAATTG TCATTTAGTTGCTTGCTCATCAAAAACAGGATATGAAATTGAGTCCAGTATGAATTGGCTTTTTAACCAACTTATGATTAAAAGGAAAAGAAATACAtgttttgtaaaataa
- a CDS encoding inosine-5'-monophosphate dehydrogenase, putative: MADGWDAEKIFGSTISYTYDDLICMPGYIDFPLSEIDLSNNMTKDICLKTPIISSPMDTVTEHKMAISMALCGGLGIIHNNLSIENQIEEVKKVKRFENGFIFDPYTFSPEHTVADVLTVKNKVGYKSYPITSDGKIGSKLVGIITGVDYLYLANQDAKIKEIMTTEIVTGKYPISLSDANKVLCDEKKSVLPIVNDNYELIALVCRNDMHKNRIFPSASKRENKQLIVGASISTKESDLEKVKKLAENMIDIICIDSSQGNSIYQIDIIKKIKSVYPDMPIIAGNVVTSNQAKNLVDAGADVLRIGMGSGSICTTQDVCAVGRAQGTAVYHVSNYAHTKGIKTIADGGIKNSGNIVKALSLGADFVMLGNLLAATEESCSEYYFENNVRLKIYRGMGSMEAMYNKQFNSKSRYLVEDKIFGTVYDPTNDIKISQGVSASLVDKGSVLNLIPHLVKAVKHGFQSIGAKSIPQLHSKLYSGDLKFDIRSINSIKEGKVSDNLIFNSKK, encoded by the coding sequence ATGGCAGATGGATGGGATGCTGAGAAAATATTTGGAAGTACAATTTCGTACACGTATGATGACTTAATTTGTATGCCAGGATATATAGATTTTCCGTTGAGTGAAATAGATTTATCAAACAATATGACAAAGgatatatgtttaaaaaCCCCTATAATATCATCTCCTATGGATACAGTAACGGAACATAAAATGGCAATTTCGATGGCTTTATGTGGTGGGTTAGgtattatacataataatttgagTATAGAAAATCAGATTGAAgaagtaaaaaaagtaaaaagaTTTGAAAACGGATTCATATTTGATCCTTATACTTTTTCTCCTGAACATACTGTTGCAGATGTATTAACTgtcaaaaataaagttgGATATAAATCATATCCTATAACATCTGATGGGAAGATAGGTTCTAAATTAGTGGGTATAATTACTGGTGttgattatttatatttagcTAACCAAGatgcaaaaataaaagaaattatgACAACAGAAATTGTAACAGGAAAATATCCAATATCTTTATCTGATGCAAATAAAGTATTAtgtgatgaaaaaaaaagtgtttTGCCAATTGTTAATGATAATTATGAACTTATAGCATTAGTATGTCGTAATgatatgcataaaaatagaatCTTTCCTTCTGCATCTAAAAgagaaaataaacaattaaTTGTTGGTGCATCTATATCAACTAAAGAATCTGATTTagaaaaagttaaaaagTTAGCAGAAAATATGAtagatattatatgtatagatTCATCACAAGGTAATAGTATATACCAAAttgatattattaaaaaaattaaatctGTATATCCAGATATGCCAATTATTGCTGGTAATGTAGTTACAAGTAATCAAGCTAAAAATCTAGTAGATGCAGGAGCAGATGTATTAAGAATTGGTATGGGAAGTGGTTCTATTTGTACTACACAAGATGTATGTGCTGTTGGTAGAGCACAAGGAACAGCAGTATATCATGTAAGTAATTATGCCCACACTAAAGGTATCAAAACAATAGCAGATGGtggtataaaaaattctgGAAATATAGTTAAAGCATTATCGTTAGGTGCTGATTTTGTTATGCTTGGAAATTTATTAGCAGCAACAGAAGAAAGTTGTAGCGagtattattttgaaaacaATGTaagattaaaaatttatagagGTATGGGTAGTATGGAAGCAATGTATAATAAACAGTTTAATTCAAAAAGTAGATATTTAGTtgaagataaaatatttggtACTGTTTATGATCCTacaaatgatataaaaatatcacAAGGTGTTTCAGCAAGTTTAGTTGATAAGGGTTCTGTACTTAATTTGATTCCACATCTAGTTAAAGCAGTTAAACATGGATTTCAAAGTATAGGTGCTAAAAGTATTCCACAATTAcattcaaaattatattctgGTGATTTGAAATTTGATATAAGATCAATTAACAGTATAAAAGAAGGAAAAGTTAGTGATAATCTTATATTTAACAgcaaaaaatag
- a CDS encoding U4/U6 snRNA-associated-splicing factor, putative yields the protein MNESQEKKRRKVDPNNENEVDKYYYKENDKENDKTDTNQFDLNDDEKKLSKHFLIKNLSDQSLLLNNLKTLEENKLYVKNINENLSKTDFDSFFSNIIGYVDTRIILNSSGKSKKFAYIEFDTKQNALNFLDTLENSDVEKFKKFFINNNILYTCISDPQKNIYEQNKIFIKFINLVTQTDENIIHQIKQFLLSHSVPVLDIRLLGDADSKHGYIEVENNEDVIKCVEEIKRCNLGDGTTECIMNYSIPIIKKKIIPDMEKIKIKKEKNKQLKDEKRKEENSAIIVVKNLNYNTRKYKLEQLFQQIGEIENINLSKKTSEKNNKRNKGYAFITFKNKDDATAALILNDTILDGRNILISKFIDNIKDNRRGEKKNNINYEQDDILNEQGYSKNPSTYVSTPKQWNIPTQKIKHTYHVRQNFIEKKRINLKDEYNHINLISEKRADEPSCPMTNDDFRKLFFK from the exons ATGAATGAGAGTCaggaaaaaaaacgaaGAAAAGTAGAtccaaataatgaaaatgaagttgacaaatattattataaagaaaatgacaAAGAAAATGACAAGACGGATACAAACCAATTCGATCTTAATGATGATGAGAAAAAACTTTctaaacattttttgataaaaaatttaagtgATCAAAGTTTactattaaataatttaaaaacattagaggaaaacaaattatatgtaaaaaatattaatgaaaatttgtCAAAAACAGATTTTGatagttttttttcaaatattatagGGTATGTAGATACaagaattattttaaactCATCAGggaaatcaaaaaaatttgcatatatagaATTTGATACTAAACAAAAtgcattaaattttttagatACATTAGAAAATAGTGATGTTGaaaagtttaaaaaatttttcattaataataatattctttataCATGTATATCTGAtccacaaaaaaatatttatgaacaaaataaaatttttattaaatttattaatctAGTTACTCAAactgatgaaaatataattcacCAAATTAAACAATTTCTACTATCCCATTCTGTCCCTGTCTTGGACATAAGGCTCCTTGGCGACGCTGACTCGAA GCATGGCTACATTGAAGTAGAAAACAATGAGGACGTGATAAAGTGTGTCGAGGAAATCAAGCGGTGCAACTTAGGAGATGGAACTACAGAGTGCATTATGAATTACTCTATcccaataataaaaaaaaagataataccagatatggaaaaaattaaaataaagaaagaaaaaaataaacaactaaaagatgaaaaaagaaaagaagaaaatagtGCAATTAttgttgtaaaaaatttaaactATAATacaagaaaatataaacttgAACAATTGTTTCAACAAATTGgtgaaattgaaaatataaatttaagtaaaaaaacatctgaaaaaaataataaaagaaataaaggTTATGCTTTTAtaacttttaaaaataaagatgatGCTACAGCagcattaatattaaatgataCAATTTTAGACggaagaaatatattaatatcaaagtttattgataatataaaagataatCGAAgaggagaaaaaaaaaacaacattAATTATGAACAGGATGATATTTTGAATGAGCAAggatattcaaaaaatccATCGACATATGTCAGTACCCCAAAACAATGGAATATACccacacaaaaaataaaacatacaTATCATGTAAGACAAAATTTTatcgaaaaaaaacgaataaatttaaaagatgaatataaccatataaatttaatttcaGAAAAAAGGGCTGATGAACCATCATGTCCTATGACAAATGATGATTTtcgaaaattattttttaaataa
- a CDS encoding ubiquitin-conjugating enzyme, putative — translation MANIAKELLKKQFIELSRDHNVGFSVGLVDDANFFEWNVCFEGPKNTLYEGGIYNATLSFPSNFPNQPPQMKFNQEMWHPNVYPDGRVCISILHPPGIDIYNEQEKPEERWRPIWSVEGILVSVISMLNEPNLESPANVDAAVQIKNNLNEYKKKVRALARMC, via the exons atggcaaACATAGCTAAAGAACTTCtcaaaaaacaatttataG AACTTTCAAGAGATCACAATGTTGGGTTTTCAGTTGGACTTGTAGATGAtgctaatttttttgaatggAATGTATGTTTTGAAGGCCCAAAAAATACTTTATATGAag GGGGAATATATAATGCCACTTTGTCATTCCCTTCAAATTTTCCAAATCAACCACCCCAAATGAAATTCAACCAAGAAATGTGGCATCCAAATG tTTATCCTGACGGACGAGTTTGCATAAGTATATTACATCCCCCAG GTATTGACATTTATAATGAACAAGAAAAACCAGAAGAAAGGTGGAGACCAATTTGGTCGGTTGAAGGAATTTTAGTTAGTGTGATTTCTATGTTAAATGAACCCAATTTAGAATCACCTGCCAATGTAGATGCAGCG gtacaaataaaaaacaatctTAACGagtacaaaaaaaaagttaggGCATTGGCAAGAATGTgctaa